Proteins encoded by one window of Chromobacterium violaceum ATCC 12472:
- a CDS encoding DegT/DnrJ/EryC1/StrS family aminotransferase gives MMSTIALETRHIAETCAHDTPDDAAELARALRGGLSGTADVVAEYEAALGSLYGFPHVIAVSSGAASVHAALAGIDFSPGDEVVLAPTCPICTVLPILAQGLVPVFCDTAPDSFGLDPDDLQRCLGPRTRAAIEVPMWGYPVPSDRTWALLRARGIPLIQDLAHCHMTRLNGDWLARIGEICCFSTHDCKFMSTGEGGFVMTADPERAERIRAYTRFGNLTGRSVGINLKLGGLQAALGLARSRQLARHLDIRLSNRERLLAALGNPALRELPLPEHGQANGYALLLQAVGHDGRQLVRYQMARGIPSDIGKYDNQPLYQLPLLARYRRECPNAARLLRSLTTVPLHPDLGNADLDYIARTLNDYVPN, from the coding sequence ATGATGAGCACGATCGCGCTTGAAACACGCCACATCGCCGAAACCTGCGCCCACGACACGCCGGACGATGCCGCCGAACTCGCCCGCGCGCTGCGCGGCGGCCTGTCCGGCACCGCCGACGTCGTCGCGGAATACGAAGCGGCGCTGGGAAGCCTGTACGGTTTCCCGCACGTGATCGCCGTTTCCTCCGGCGCCGCCTCGGTCCACGCCGCGCTGGCCGGCATCGACTTCTCCCCCGGCGACGAAGTGGTGCTCGCGCCCACCTGCCCGATCTGCACCGTGCTGCCCATTCTGGCGCAGGGCCTGGTGCCGGTGTTCTGCGACACGGCGCCCGACAGCTTCGGCCTGGACCCGGACGACCTGCAACGCTGCCTTGGACCGCGCACCCGCGCGGCGATCGAAGTGCCGATGTGGGGCTATCCCGTCCCCTCGGACCGGACCTGGGCCTTGCTGCGCGCGCGCGGCATTCCGCTGATCCAGGATCTGGCCCACTGCCACATGACCCGGCTGAACGGCGACTGGCTGGCGCGCATCGGCGAGATCTGCTGCTTCAGCACCCACGACTGCAAATTCATGTCCACCGGCGAGGGCGGCTTCGTCATGACCGCCGATCCGGAGCGAGCCGAGCGCATCCGCGCCTACACCCGCTTCGGCAACCTCACCGGCCGGAGCGTGGGCATCAACCTGAAGCTGGGCGGCCTGCAAGCGGCGCTGGGCCTGGCGCGCAGCCGGCAGTTGGCGCGGCACTTGGATATCCGTCTGAGCAACCGCGAGCGGCTGCTGGCCGCGCTGGGCAACCCGGCGCTGCGCGAATTGCCGCTGCCCGAGCATGGCCAAGCCAACGGCTATGCGCTGCTGCTGCAGGCGGTCGGCCATGACGGCCGGCAACTGGTGCGCTACCAGATGGCGCGCGGCATCCCGTCCGACATCGGCAAGTACGACAACCAGCCGCTGTACCAGCTGCCGCTGCTGGCGCGCTACCGCCGGGAGTGCCCCAACGCCGCCCGGCTGCTGCGCTCGCTGACCACGGTGCCGCTGCACCCGGACCTGGGCAACGCGGACCTCGACTACATCGCGAGGACATTGAATGACTACGTCCCCAACTGA
- a CDS encoding NUDIX hydrolase, whose translation MITDRAMQRAGLERHFTASAFVLNPHHEVLLLRHRKLGVWLYPGGHVERHETPDEAALREVREETGIHARLLGERDLALEDEEADVSALHRPYRVLCEYIADPKTPHYHLDLIYLCATPERRCPPGREAVEVGFFPRERLDALPMFANFRRMLEGLYDDQAVWQAVQQGVR comes from the coding sequence ATGATCACCGACCGCGCGATGCAGCGCGCCGGGTTGGAACGGCACTTCACCGCTTCCGCCTTCGTGCTCAACCCCCACCATGAGGTGCTGCTGCTGCGGCACCGCAAGCTCGGCGTCTGGCTGTACCCCGGCGGCCACGTCGAACGGCACGAAACGCCGGATGAGGCGGCGCTGCGCGAAGTGCGCGAGGAAACCGGGATCCACGCTCGGCTGCTTGGCGAACGGGATCTCGCGCTGGAGGATGAAGAGGCCGATGTCTCCGCGCTGCACCGCCCGTACCGGGTGCTGTGCGAGTACATCGCCGATCCCAAGACCCCGCACTACCACCTGGACCTGATCTACCTGTGCGCGACGCCGGAACGGCGCTGTCCACCAGGCCGCGAAGCCGTGGAAGTCGGCTTCTTCCCGCGCGAACGGCTGGACGCGTTGCCGATGTTCGCCAATTTCCGCCGCATGCTGGAGGGCCTGTACGACGACCAGGCGGTATGGCAGGCGGTGCAGCAGGGAGTCCGATGA
- a CDS encoding DegT/DnrJ/EryC1/StrS family aminotransferase → MTATIAAAQTAGRVISDKYRPQYPDDLPALERALRGALSGTSDTVVAYEQALAAWFGAAEAIAVSSGGAAVSVALFAAGVQPGDDVLLTPSCPLCTVYPIIAAGANPVFVDTREHGFGADPDSVRERVTPRASALIDIPMWGYPTEVDELRGLADSLDLKLILDLAHSHGSTLHGRHLSSYGHLSCFSTHERKPLATGEGGFLLTDDAELAERCRSYSRFGNLNGADFGLNYKLAALPAALGHSRLDKLAGQIDRRRTHARHLLQRLRHPQVREKRIIEGGNPNYYFLNLELGFADNRAFIDYLDARGIPSDIKRYGCQALYRFPALEQYRRDCPNAEALLSGMTTLPVHPALGEEELDYMADVINGYQAP, encoded by the coding sequence CGTCCGCAATACCCGGACGATCTCCCCGCGCTGGAGCGGGCGCTGCGCGGCGCGCTGTCCGGCACCAGCGACACCGTCGTCGCCTACGAGCAAGCGCTGGCCGCCTGGTTCGGCGCCGCCGAGGCCATCGCCGTGTCTTCCGGCGGCGCGGCCGTGAGCGTGGCGCTGTTCGCCGCCGGCGTGCAGCCCGGCGATGACGTGTTGCTGACGCCCAGCTGCCCGCTGTGCACGGTCTACCCCATCATCGCCGCCGGCGCCAATCCCGTGTTTGTGGACACCCGCGAACACGGTTTCGGCGCCGATCCGGACTCGGTGAGGGAACGCGTCACCCCCCGAGCCTCGGCGCTGATCGACATCCCGATGTGGGGCTACCCCACTGAAGTGGACGAATTGCGGGGACTGGCCGACTCGCTGGACTTGAAGCTGATTCTGGACCTGGCCCACTCGCACGGCAGCACGCTGCACGGCCGGCACCTGTCGTCCTACGGCCACCTGTCCTGCTTCAGCACCCACGAGCGCAAGCCGCTGGCCACCGGCGAGGGCGGCTTCCTGCTGACCGACGACGCCGAGCTCGCCGAGCGCTGCCGCTCCTACAGCCGCTTCGGCAACCTCAACGGCGCGGACTTCGGCCTCAACTACAAGCTGGCCGCGCTGCCGGCGGCGCTGGGCCACAGCCGGCTGGACAAGCTCGCCGGGCAGATAGACCGCCGGCGCACCCATGCCCGCCATCTGCTGCAACGGCTGCGCCACCCCCAGGTTCGGGAAAAGCGGATCATAGAAGGCGGCAACCCCAACTACTACTTTCTCAACCTGGAACTGGGGTTCGCCGACAACCGCGCCTTCATCGACTACCTGGACGCGCGCGGCATTCCATCCGACATCAAGCGCTACGGCTGCCAGGCGCTGTACCGCTTCCCGGCGCTGGAGCAGTACCGCCGCGACTGCCCGAATGCCGAAGCGCTGCTCTCCGGCATGACCACGCTGCCGGTACACCCGGCGCTGGGCGAGGAAGAGTTGGACTACATGGCGGACGTCATCAACGGGTACCAGGCGCCATGA